A single genomic interval of Zingiber officinale cultivar Zhangliang chromosome 4A, Zo_v1.1, whole genome shotgun sequence harbors:
- the LOC121972226 gene encoding probable NAD(P)H dehydrogenase subunit CRR3, chloroplastic — translation MEAFAVARSSSLSSLPVVVLAYKTTPPPRKNNASPPRKQKPPTIAEVQRAIGVADEPFLRSPGGSESSSSSSPPFLGFFMQESAAERKLREAAEWMVERTEAQAQSGQKMLLLLCLNILPVWLLLLLVASGVFKLPFDLPIWKDIIS, via the exons ATGGAGGCTTTCGCAGTTGCAAGATCTTCGTCGTTGTCTTCTTTGCCCGTCGTCGTTCTCGCCTACAAGACCACGCCGCCTCCTCGCAAGAACAACGCCTCGCCGCCCCGCAAGCAGAAGCCACCCACCATCGCCGAGGTCCAGAGGGCCATTGGCGTCGCCGACGAGCCCTTCCTCCGCTCACCTGGCGGATCcgaatcttcttcttcctcttctcctccttttctcgGGTTCTTCATGCAGGAGAGCGCCGCGGAGAGGAAGCTCCGGGAGGCCGccgaatggatggtcgaacgcACCGAGGCCCAGGCGCAGTCTG GGCAAAAGATGTTGTTGCTTTTATGTCTGAACATCCTACCTGTGTGGCTTTTACTACTCTTGGTGGCTTCTGGAGTTTTTAAGTTGCCGTTTGATCTTCCAATTTGGAAAGACATCATCTCCTGA
- the LOC121969510 gene encoding myb-related protein 308-like gives MGRSPCCEQAHTNRGAWNKEEDDRLIAYIKANGEGCWRSLPKAAGLLRCGKSCRLRWMNYLRPDLKRGNFTSQEDEIIINLHALLGNKWSVIAAKLPGRTDNEIKNHWNTHIKRRLIDRGLDPKTHRPIKTTAAAVSPAPPPAHDFAVVSSNDIDAAPEEGQSSTTSGDVVNLDLSISLCLPSSRSRTAWPEVATTPPPPADEAAASPTTICFCYHLGFRSGEVCSCHIASSKRHSLGLYMRLEEGQRIANYCVDS, from the exons ATGGGCAGGTCTCCCTGCTGTGAGCAGGCTCACACCAACAGAGGAGCTTGGAACAAGGAAGAAGACGATAGACTCATCGCTTACATCAAAGCTAACGGCGAAGGCTGCTGGAGGTCTCTCCCCAAAGCTGCAG GCCTTCTGCGCTGCGGCAAGAGCTGCCGCCTCCGGTGGATGAACTACCTCCGACCCGACCTCAAGCGCGGCAACTTCACCAGCCAAGAGGACGAGATCATCATCAACCTCCACGCCTTGCTCGGAAACAA ATGGTCGGTGATAGCAGCGAAGCTACCGGGAAGGACGGACAATGAGATCAAGAACCACTGGAATACCCACATCAAGCGCAGGCTCATCGACCGTGGGCTCGACCCCAAGACCCACCGCCCCATCAAGACTACAGCTGCCGCGGTTTCTCCGGCGCCGCCGCCGGCGCACGATTTTGCCGTTGTTTCGTCGAACGATATCGACGCGGCGCCGGAGGAGGGGCAGAGCAGCACCACCTCCGGAGACGTCGTCAACCTCGACCTCAGCATCAGCCTTTGCCTTCCTTCTTCGCGGTCGCGCACGGCCTGGCCGGAGGTCGCGACGACGCCGCCACCTCCGGCGGATGAAGCCGCCGCGTCTCCGACGACCATTTGCTTCTGCTACCACCTGGGCTTTCGCAGCGGGGAGGTCTGCAGCTGCCATATTGCTAGCTCCAAGAGGCATTCCCTTGGCTTATACATGCGATTGGAAGAAGGGCAACGGATTGCAAATTATTGTGTGGACAGCTAA
- the LOC121969507 gene encoding FT-interacting protein 7-like, which yields MKVVVEVADAVELKPKDDHGSANPFVEVEFDGQRHRTQTKFKDLSPAWNETFVFNVLDAAQLADKTIQVLVYHDKRNGEEGRSGRGRGGGHHRNFLGRVRISGASIPLSANYSVLQRFPLDKRGLFSSVRGDIGLRVYAMPDSAEEVRLSAEVPLAGPFVPVDEVPVENKETTFAPDQEPPPQVFYSVGIGEASSAAAAATAVSDGGLAYDITQMNQAMFGSPSVISMSQAHARAEEAPLAPPQPLIQLRSPPVRPGSQYDLVETPPPMASRPGFRSAILGAAGEKIASTYDLVEQMRYLYVNVVKARDLPTMDITGSLDPYVELKLGNYRARTRYLDKNSNPVWHQVFAFSQHNLQSNVLEVVVKDKDLMKDDFVGRLTFPLEEVPLRVPPDSPLAPQWYKPEDKKGDKIHHGELMLSVWMGTQADEAFPIAWHSDAHDVGLEGLVNTRSQVYFSPRLVYLRVTAIEAQDLVPHDRNRPPVNVWLKAQLGHQILRTRGVAGTVNPVWNDDLLFVASEPSDEQLVLTVEDRVAANRDEPLGRLVLPLSAAHRRMEHHHKAVEPRWFSLAKPTASDKEATAESDKEQHKFSSKIHLHLYLEMGYHVLDESTQYSSDFQPASKVLRPKQSIGVFDLGILGARNLMPMKAKDGRATDAYCVARYGSKWIRTRTILNSLAPQWHEQYTWEVFDPCTVLTIGVFDNCHWGGHKEDVRDQRIGKVRIRLSTLETGRVYTHFYPLLMLHTSGLRKTGELHLAVRFTCTSSVNMLALYGKPLLPKMHYVQPISMRMMEYLRHQAMIIVASRLGRAEPPLVREAVEYMLDVDSHMFSFRRSKANFYRIMSLLSRVTAAGRWFDEVRNWRNPVTTVLAHIVFVILVFYPELILPTVFLYLFLVGAWNYRFRPRKPSHMDTRLSHAEMANPDELDEEVDTFPSSRSAEIVRNRYDRMRSMAGKVQTIVGDMATQAERVQALLSWRDPRATTVFILLSLAIAVVLYVMPFQVVEVLSGMFLLRHPIFRSRMPSVAFNFYRRLPAKSDMLL from the coding sequence ATGAAGGTGGTGGTGGAGGTTGCGGACGCAGTGGAATTGAAGCCGAAGGATGACCACGGCTCTGCGAACCCGTTCGTGGAGGTGGAGTTCGACGGGCAGCGCCACCGCACGCAGACCAAGTTCAAGGACCTCAGTCCGGCGTGGAATGAGACTTTCGTCTTCAACGTGCTCGACGCCGCGCAGCTCGCCGACAAGACGATCCAGGTGTTGGTGTACCACGATAAGAGGAACGGCGAAGAGGGAAGAAGCGGTCGCGGCCGTGGTGGCGGGCACCACCGCAACTTCCTTGGACGCGTCCGCATCTCCGGGGCCTCCATACCGTTGTCGGCCAACTACTCCGTGCTCCAGCGGTTCCCCCTCGATAAGCGCGGACTTTTCTCTAGCGTCCGCGGCGATATCGGACTCCGCGTCTACGCAATGCCGGATTCCGCCGAGGAGGTCCGGCTCTCGGCTGAGGTGCCGCTTGCTGGTCCTTTCGTCCCTGTCGATGAAGTTCCAGTAGAGAACAAAGAAACGACGTTCGCTCCGGATCAGGAGCCGCCGCCTCAGGTGTTCTACTCCGTCGGAATCGGTGAAGCCAgcagcgccgccgccgccgccaccgccgTTTCGGATGGAGGATTGGCTTACGATATCACCCAGATGAATCAGGCGATGTTCGGATCACCGTCTGTCATCAGCATGTCCCAAGCCCATGCACGGGCTGAGGAGGCGCCGCTTGCGCCTCCGCAGCCCCTCATCCAACTCCGCTCTCCTCCCGTCCGCCCTGGCAGTCAGTACGACCTCGTGGAGACTCCACCGCCCATGGCAAGCCGTCCTGGGTTTCGCAGTGCAATCCTCGGCGCCGCCGGTGAGAAGATCGCCTCCACCTATGACCTGGTTGAGCAAATGCGATACCTGTACGTGAACGTGGTGAAAGCTCGGGACCTCCCCACCATGGACATCACCGGTTCCCTCGATCCTTACGTGGAGCTCAAGCTCGGCAACTACAGAGCCAGAACGCGATACCTGGACAAGAACTCCAACCCCGTGTGGCACCAGGTCTTCGCCTTCTCCCAGCACAATCTCCAGTCGAACGTTCTCGAGGTGGTCGTCAAGGACAAGGACCTCATGAAGGACGACTTCGTGGGTCGACTCACCTTCCCCCTGGAGGAGGTGCCCCTGCGCGTTCCCCCCGACAGCCCCCTGGCCCCGCAATGGTACAAGCCGGAGGACAAGAAAGGGGACAAGATTCACCATGGCGAGCTCATGCTCTCGGTGTGGATGGGGACGCAGGCGGACGAGGCCTTCCCCATTGCGTGGCACTCCGACGCCCATGACGTAGGCCTCGAGGGCCTAGTCAACACCCGTTCCCAGGTGTACTTCTCTCCCAGGCTCGTCTATCTCCGGGTTACCGCCATCGAGGCGCAGGACCTCGTGCCCCACGACAGAAATCGGCCGCCGGTCAACGTGTGGCTCAAGGCGCAACTAGGCCATCAAATCTTGCGCACTCGCGGCGTCGCCGGCACGGTTAACCCCGTTTGGAACGACGATCTGCTGTTCGTTGCGTCGGAGCCGTCCGACGAGCAACTCGTACTGACGGTAGAGGACCGGGTGGCGGCAAATCGGGACGAACCGCTAGGCCGGCTGGTGCTGCCGCTATCCGCCGCGCATAGGCGGATGGAGCATCATCACAAGGCTGTGGAGCCTCGATGGTTCAGCCTCGCCAAACCGACGGCCTCCGACAAGGAGGCCACGGCCGAGAGCGACAAGGAGCAGCACAAGTTCTCCAGCAAGATCCATCTCCATCTCTACCTCGAGATGGGCTACCACGTGCTTGATGAATCAACGCAGTACAGTAGCGACTTCCAGCCGGCGTCCAAGGTGCTCCGGCCGAAACAGAGCATTGGGGTGTTCGATCTCGGTATCCTCGGGGCGCGCAACCTCATGCCGATGAAGGCCAAGGATGGACGGGCTACCGATGCCTACTGCGTGGCCAGGTACGGATCCAAATGGATCCGCACGCGGACGATCCTCAACAGCCTCGCGCCGCAGTGGCACGAGCAGTACACCTGGGAGGTGTTCGATCCCTGCACGGTGCTCACCATCGGCGTCTTCGACAACTGCCATTGGGGAGGCCATAAGGAGGACGTCAGGGACCAGAGGATCGGTAAGGTCCGCATTCGTCTCTCAACGCTGGAGACCGGCCGTGTGTACACCCATTTCTATCCCCTTCTGATGCTGCACACCTCCGGCCTGAGGAAAACAGGGGAGCTGCATTTGGCCGTCAGGTTCACCTGCACCTCGTCGGTGAACATGTTGGCCCTCTACGGCAAGCCGCTGCTGCCGAAGATGCACTACGTCCAGCCGATCTCGATGCGGATGATGGAATACCTCCGGCACCAGGCAATGATCATCGTGGCCTCACGGCTCGGCCGCGCGGAGCCTCCGCTGGTTAGGGAGGCGGTGGAGTACATGCTTGACGTGGACTCGCACATGTTCAGCTTCCGGCGGAGCAAGGCCAACTTCTACCGCATCATGTCGCTGCTCTCCCGCGTGACGGCAGCCGGCCGGTGGTTCGACGAGGTGCGGAACTGGAGGAATCCAGTGACGACCGTATTGGCGCACATCGTGTTCGTGATCCTGGTCTTCTACCCGGAGTTGATCCTGCCCACCGTGTTCCTCTACCTCTTCCTGGTAGGCGCTTGGAACTATCGGTTCCGGCCTCGAAAGCCGTCGCACATGGACACGAGGCTGTCGCACGCGGAGATGGCGAATCCGGACGAGCTCGACGAGGAGGTCGACACGTTCCCGTCTTCGAGGTCCGCCGAGATTGTGCGAAACCGGTACGATCGGATGCGGAGCATGGCGGGGAAAGTGCAGACCATCGTGGGCGACATGGCGACACAGGCCGAGAGAGTGCAGGCGCTGCTCAGCTGGCGAGACCCGCGCGCCACCACCGTCTTCATCCTGCTCTCCCTCGCCATCGCCGTCGTCCTCTACGTGATGCCATTCCAGGTGGTGGAGGTGCTCTCCGGGATGTTCCTACTCCGACACCCCATCTTCCGAAGCAGGATGCCCTCTGTTGCCTTCAATTTCTACCGGAGGTTGCCGGCCAAGTCCGACATGCTTCTATAA